The DNA region ATCAACAGTGAAGAGGTAACTCAATCTCCTAAAGAATCTTTTcgagttaatttaaaatttattatatttgtttattgaaaattgaatcatttaaaataatatttaagttgaTTGTGTTTAACAATCTTTTGAACTAAACTTAAGACAACCTCTTATTGTTATTTCTCAGTGCTTGCCATCTTTACAAAAACGTGAAAGAATGATAGTTACTCactttcaaaataaacaataactaaataataaattttactaaaattttGAGTGTACTTTGAACTTTGAGTAACTAATGATAAGTTTaagcaaaaaaaaatcaacaaatccaAATAATCCTGGAcgttatttatgttttcatcATAGCAAAACAATTATCCCATGGCCGCGGTAACCATACACAGCTATTGACAAATATCTAGGGTTTTTCCCATGGCCGCCGTAACCATACACAGCTATTGACAAATTTCTAGGGTTTTTCCCATGGCCGCGGCCCGCGGCCCGCGGTAACCATTCACAGCTATTGACGAATTTCTAGGGTTTATCCCATGGCTGCCGTAAATTTTAGTACTACATAAGAGAACAATAGCCcatttattctttatttctcCTAACCCTACCCTACATTACCCTCACTTTCTCTCACTAGATGGCCAAAACCAGTGCAGTCAAACGCAACCTAGACTCCTACACTATCAGAGGCACCAACAAAGTCGTCAAATGTAATTGAATCTGTCTCTTTTTTCATATGATTgttctttttgtttctttatacATTATGGCTGTcgattttctttctttttgttattATGATATCTTTATACATTATGGTTTGTTTCTGAAGCTGGAGACAATGTGCTGTTGCGATCACCGGAGAGCAATACTACTCCTTATGTGGCTCAGATTAACAAGATCCAGATagacaatataaataatgtgaCAGTTCAGATAAGATGGTATTACAGGCCGGAGGATTCCAACGGAGGTCGTAAACTATTCCATGGTGAGAAAGAACTGTTCTTGTCTGACCACTATGAGTTTCAGAGTGCTTACACGATTCAAGGTAAGTGTATGGTTCATTCTTTCAAGAATTACACCAAGCTAGAGAGGGTTGGAGCTAAGGATTACTATTGCCGATTTGAATACAAAGCTGCAATCGGTCTTTTTTTACCTATTCGCGTTAGAGTGTAAGTATATTGTGTTTGGTTCTGTCTAATTTGTTATAGATTTTGTAGTTTTTGTGATTGATTGGTCTTATATTTTGAAGGTATTGTAAATGCCAAATACCTGAGAACCCAGACCATTTTATGGTGCAGTGTGAAGAATGCAAAAACTGGTAATAATCTTTCTAGGATtaccaattgatttttttaaggttGGAATTAGGAACACCACATTTCTGGGTAATTAGTAATGTGCCCTATAAGtgagtttagaatttatttaatattaagttttaCTAAATTTGAGATGTTTTCATCTATCTTTATCTTTATGTAGGTACCATCCTTCTTGTCTTGGTATGACTATAAATCAAGTAAAACAAATAGATGAGTTTATATGCTCCGGTTGTAATGGAGAGGAGGTATTCATTTTACAATGcaatgatttattatatatcttattgTTGACTCGAATAACTGAATTTATAATTCTAATGTTACGCAGGATGAAACTTCAATGACGAATTAAGTAAAGGAGGCAATGTGAAGTTTgagtgtattaatatatattctaatgaATCATGGTAGTG from Impatiens glandulifera chromosome 5, dImpGla2.1, whole genome shotgun sequence includes:
- the LOC124940471 gene encoding chromatin remodeling protein EBS-like translates to MAKTSAVKRNLDSYTIRGTNKVVKSGDNVLLRSPESNTTPYVAQINKIQIDNINNVTVQIRWYYRPEDSNGGRKLFHGEKELFLSDHYEFQSAYTIQGKCMVHSFKNYTKLERVGAKDYYCRFEYKAAIGLFLPIRVRVYCKCQIPENPDHFMVQCEECKNW